The Xiphophorus couchianus chromosome 5, X_couchianus-1.0, whole genome shotgun sequence genome includes a region encoding these proteins:
- the ncapg gene encoding condensin complex subunit 3: MTADSEIELKEAFQRAQKGHNNKAKLVASLKSRYNKLEDKTLFHEEFVHYLKYAMIVYKREPAVENVIEFVAKFATSFQPLPNSEDEQQEEEEEEEEDDEDDHPFLSFIFNFLLESHKANSHAVRFRACQLINKLLGSMAENAQIDDDLFDRIHQAMLVRVTDKFPNVRIQAALAMTRLQQPKDPDCPTINAYMLILENDSNAEVRRAVLSCIAMSPRTLPKVLKRTRDIKENVRKLAYQVLSEKVHIKALTIAQRVGLLQQGLHDTSESVRDIVCSRLLPAWLLRLDGNVIELLHRLDVENCTETAMKTLKAIFKTMPAEELLQNRAQLDNRKVIPEDAMTCENVLYWRSLCEFLKGKGDDGEEMLEQVLPDAATYGDYLFGYLKAVPVLTEEQRADFNQLELVMTKEFISQHLIHLIGCLDTNEEGGRKSVQAVLQEMLALTQTPSSLVSLLTEKLLALIPDDQRRIQTVAEIISDVREPIMEVSQPVDENRSRRQQVQLAEVKVRLMEAKQDLEDCIAAQDFSRAAELKDSIAGLEDQRNQVLQEISESSQPVDREVRAEKNDPETLLRCLTMCAELLKQMKIKTRTGPTISALMSSLVLPSIANAHPAVRNMAVVCLGTCTLHSKELAKTHMVLLLQIAQLDEVKIRISALRAIIDLLLLFGFQLLSETGSTQTIQPPLSPHRQEGDAASGEDKGNIPEDSAQSVLVMLSEFLDSEMSDLRTETAEGLAKLMYTGRISSAKLLSRLVLLWYNPVTEDDVRLRHCLGVFFQLYARESRVHQEVVEETFLPTVRTLLNAPATSPLAEVDINNVVELLVDLTRPSGLIKPSANTEEVCVHDYLAVRMCGEMLKDPTAPEVRLYAKTLSNLELCREETVRDDLTTLLQQLVQVVKDRVCLRALEKMLHQLMDSKEQAEVVNSSALQPLGVNADEVATEDPSKSAKRPKRGQRKASTAKGGRRPSRKAESSEESDGENVPESVLVLRSSRRAKTAALEKTKLDLNPLINQEANVS; this comes from the exons ATGACTGCGGACAGTGAGATAGAGCTAAAGGAGGCATTTCAACGGGCTCAAAAAGGACACAACAACAAGGCGAAGCTGGTGGCGAGCCTGAAGAGTCGCTACAACAAG CTTGAGGACAAGACTCTGTTCCATGAAGAATTTGTCCACTACCTGAAGTATGCAATGATTGTGTACAAACGAGAGCCTGCTGTTGAAAATGTGATCGAGTTTGTGGCCAAGTTTGCCACAAGTTTCCAGCCTCTACCCAATTCAGAGGATgagcagcaggaagaagaagaagaggaggaggaagatgatgaagatgatcatCCATTTCTGAGTTTCATCTTCAACTTTCTGTTGGAG TCTCACAAAGCCAACAGTCACGCAGTGCGTTTCAGAGCGTGCCAGTTGATCAACAAGTTGCTGGGCAGTATGGCGGAGAACGCCCAGATCGACGACGACCTCTTCGATCGGATCCACCAAGCCATGCTGGTCCGTGTCACGGACAAGTTCCCCAACGTGAGGATTCAGGCTGCTTTAGCGATGACCCGCCTCCAACAGCCAAAGGATCCCGACTGTCCCACCAtcaatg CTTACATGTTAATTCTAGAAAATGACAGTAACGCGGAGGTGCGACGTGCCGTTCTTTCCTGCATTGCAATGTCGCCACGGACTCTACCCAAAGTTCTCAAACGCACTCGAGACATTAAAGAGAACGTCCGCAAGCTGGCCTACCAG GTTCTCTCTGAAAAGGTTCACATTAAAGCTCTTACCATAGCACAGAGAGTCGGTCTACTGCAGCAAGGTCTCCATGACACCTCAG AGTCGGTGAGAGACATTGTTTGCAGTCGCCTGCTGCCGGCTTGGCTGCTTCGGCTGGATGGAAACGTCATCGAGTTGCTCCATCGGCTGGACGTGGAGAATTGTACTGAAACGGCTATGAAAACCCTGAAGGCCATCTTTAAAACAATGCCAGCGGAAGAGCTGCTGCAGAACAGAGCACAGCTCGACAATAG AAAGGTGATCCCTGAGGACGCTATGACCTGTGAAAATGTGCTTTACTGGAGATCTCTGTGTGAGTTCCTGAAGGGTAAAGGAGATGATGGGGAGGAAATGCTTGAACAAGTGCTGCCAGATGCTGCAACCTATGGCGACTACCTCTTTGG CTATCTGAAGGCGGTGCCTGTGCTGACAGAGGAGCAGAGGGCTGACTTCAACCAGCTGGAGCTCGTCATGACCAAAGAGTTCATCTCCCAGCACCTCATCCATCTCATCGGTTGCCTCGATACCAACGAGGAAGGCGGCAG GAAGAGTGTTCAGGCGGTTCTGCAGGAGATGCTGGCTCTCACACAGACCCCTTCCTCTTTGGTGTCTCTCCTCACTGAGAAGCTCCTCGCCCTCATCCCAGACGACCAAAGACGCATCCAGACC GTGGCAGAGATCATTTCGGATGTGAGAGAACCCATCATGGAGGTCAGTCAGCCGGTGGATGAGAACAGGAGCCGCCGGCAGCAGGTCCAG CTTGCAGAGGTGAAGGTTCGCCTCATGGAGGCCAAACAGGATCTGGAGGACTGCATCGCTGCGCAGGACTTCAGTCGAGCAGCAGAGCTGAAGGACTCCATCGCGGGTCTAGAGGATCAAAGAAACCAGGTCCTGCAGGAGATCTCAGAGAGCAGCCAGCCAGTCGACAGGGAGGTTCGCGCTGAGAAG AACGACCCAGAGACTCTTCTGAGGTGTCTGACGATGTGTGCTGAACTGCTAAAGCAGATGAAGATCAAGACTCGCACTGGTCCCACTATAAGTGCCTTAATGTCATCACTG GTCCTTCCCTCCATAGCAAACGCTCACCCTGCTGTTCGCAATATGGCCGTGGTGTGTTTGGGAACCTGCACCCTGCACAGCAAGGAGCTGGCCAAAACCCACATGGTCCTCCTGCTGCAG ATTGCCCAGCTGGACGAGGTGAAGATCCGCATCAGCGCTCTGCGGGCGATCATTGACCTACTGCTGCTGTTCGGCTTCCAGCTGCTCTCTGAAACGGGGTCCACTCAGACCATCCAGCCCCCGCTGTCACCCCACAGGCAGGAGGGCGACGCGGCATCGGGCGAGGACAAGGGGAACATTCCAGAAGACTCCGCACAGAGCGTACTGGTGATGCTGTCAGAGTTCCTGGACAGTGAG ATGTCTGACCTGCGGACGGAGACAGCAGAGGGTCTGGCCAAGCTGATGTACACGGGTCGCATCTCGAGTGCAAAGTTGCTCTCACGCTTGGTGCTGCTGTGGTACAATCCTGTCACTGAGGACGATGTCCGCTTGCGCCACTGTCTGGGAGTTTTCTTCCAACTCTACGCCCGCGAGAGCAG AGTCCACCAGGAGGTTGTAGAGGAGACGTTCCTGCCAACAGTTCGGACTCTGCTGAACGCCCCGGCCACTTCTCCACTGGCTGAGGTGGACATTAACAACGTGGTTGAACTACTAGTTGATCTGACCCGCCCCAGCGGACTCATCAAACCTTCAGCTAACACAGAG gaggTGTGTGTCCATGACTACCTGGCAGTGCGTATGTGTGGAGAGATGCTCAAAGATCCCACGGCGCCTGAAGTCCGCCTCTATGCCAAGACTCTGAGCAACCTGGAGCtctgcagagaggagacagTGAGGGACGACCTGACGacactgctgcagcagctcgTACAG GTGGTAAAGGATCGCGTTTGCCTCCGTGCTCTGGAGAAGatgctgcatcagctgatggacTCTAAGGAACAGGCAGAGGTCgtcaactccagtgctctccaaCCACTGGGCGTCAACGCAGACG AAGTAGCAACAGAAGATCCATCAAAATCCGCTAAGAGACCTAAGAGAG GTCAAAGGAAAGCCAGCACTGCCAAAGGGGGCAGAAGGCCGAGCAGAAAGGCTGAGTCATCAGAGGAGAG TGATGGAGAAAATGTCCCAGAGTCTGTTCTTGTTCTGCGTTCGTCGCGGAGGGCAAAGACTGCAGCTCTGGAGAAAACCAAACTGGATCTGAATCCTCTCATCAATCAAGAGGCCAATGTGTCGTGA